Proteins co-encoded in one Pseudomonadota bacterium genomic window:
- a CDS encoding MipA/OmpV family protein yields the protein MKRVTAGIAIITFSMSSYAYDIPEKNWGVAIGIRSATIPLKAKEENVRDLIPLLYYDGDRFFIRGLSGGVKIYKNDAWQFSLLGKYRYFDIPAEYQNLVQGNALDIGGQVKYHFNDNFEANFEILRDQDSRYYTSLNTRYYWKSGSWELFPYVDLRFKSADFNNYYYGLDGFNNPATPSSTLNNKIGSGFDITVGSELRYHVVSNFYLIGRAQYTVLDSNTRNSISIQDGSYGEVYMGVAFFNDRTNRKTPSLMSKPYIRVAHGWATPSNVGEIIEFNVEDDEQNNQFTSFFYGHPIADSLFGIEDLDLYITTGYVYHHGANPYSQTLIPGQGINTPDSVGLGNNPCDGVNPCTITYNKQPSREYILAIKAYYNMTWPVRWRIGLAEGLSYIETVGNLEQREMDKKGYRSSQLMNYMDITADFSLGDAFGVGTMREVYLGAGIHHRSSIFESSSAFGRIKGGSNYLSLYLQYHW from the coding sequence ATGAAAAGAGTAACCGCAGGAATAGCAATTATTACATTTTCCATGTCGAGCTATGCCTACGACATCCCTGAGAAAAATTGGGGTGTCGCTATAGGCATACGAAGCGCAACCATCCCGCTTAAGGCAAAAGAAGAAAACGTTCGGGATCTGATCCCACTTCTATATTACGACGGCGATCGATTTTTTATTCGCGGTTTGAGCGGTGGTGTAAAGATATATAAAAACGATGCGTGGCAATTCAGCCTGCTTGGAAAGTACCGCTATTTTGACATTCCTGCGGAATATCAGAACCTGGTGCAGGGCAATGCGCTTGATATCGGCGGGCAAGTAAAATATCACTTTAACGATAATTTTGAAGCCAACTTTGAGATATTACGCGACCAGGATAGTCGGTACTACACTTCCTTGAATACACGTTATTACTGGAAGTCCGGTTCCTGGGAATTGTTTCCATACGTCGATCTGCGCTTCAAGAGTGCTGACTTCAACAATTATTACTATGGTCTGGATGGCTTTAACAATCCGGCTACTCCATCCAGTACTTTAAACAATAAAATCGGCAGCGGGTTTGATATAACAGTGGGTAGCGAGTTGCGTTATCACGTAGTGAGCAATTTTTATCTTATCGGTCGCGCTCAGTATACTGTCCTGGATAGCAATACCCGCAACTCGATCAGCATCCAGGATGGCTCCTACGGTGAAGTCTATATGGGGGTCGCTTTCTTTAATGATAGAACCAACAGGAAAACACCGTCACTAATGTCAAAACCTTATATTCGGGTCGCTCATGGCTGGGCAACACCATCAAACGTGGGGGAGATTATTGAGTTTAACGTAGAGGATGACGAGCAGAACAATCAGTTCACATCTTTTTTTTATGGGCATCCAATCGCGGACAGTCTGTTTGGAATTGAAGATCTCGATCTCTATATAACTACCGGTTATGTGTATCACCATGGCGCCAACCCCTACAGCCAGACTCTGATACCCGGGCAGGGCATCAACACGCCTGACTCGGTTGGTCTTGGCAATAACCCCTGTGACGGTGTTAATCCCTGTACAATCACCTATAACAAGCAGCCTAGCAGGGAATATATTCTGGCTATCAAGGCCTATTACAACATGACCTGGCCGGTGCGCTGGCGAATTGGTCTGGCTGAGGGTTTGTCCTACATTGAGACCGTTGGCAATCTTGAACAAAGAGAGATGGACAAAAAAGGCTATCGCTCCAGTCAGCTCATGAACTATATGGACATCACGGCCGATTTTAGTCTGGGCGACGCCTTTGGCGTTGGCACAATGCGTGAAGTCTACCTTGGCGCCGGCATTCACCATCGGTCTTCCATATTTGAATCATCATCTGCCTTCGGGCGGATAAAGGGCGGCAGCAACTATCTATCTCTTTATCTGCAATACCATTGGTAG
- a CDS encoding DsbA family protein: MMKCDPVTGACLLPDLDKPVDSAAPAARRGWAIHYIGDPMCSWCWGISPTVGAVEAFCEAEGIEFSITMGGLRVGGGDPWNAEFKDFLRNEWRQIAQTTGQPFGFTLLEAPHFDYDTEPACRAVATIKLLQARNRLPISIALKFFSAVQHKFYVEGQDPKVVDFYASICAGLALDFDEFRAVFDSPEARQAVQQEFVRCRQWGVRSFPTLLLERHGETEPLAVGFVTTEQILSRLRQEITA, translated from the coding sequence ATGATGAAGTGCGATCCTGTCACGGGCGCTTGCCTGCTGCCCGACCTGGACAAGCCCGTCGATTCCGCCGCACCTGCTGCGCGCCGCGGCTGGGCCATCCACTATATCGGCGATCCGATGTGCTCCTGGTGCTGGGGCATCTCGCCCACCGTCGGCGCAGTAGAGGCCTTCTGCGAGGCGGAGGGCATCGAATTCTCGATCACCATGGGCGGCCTGCGGGTGGGCGGCGGCGACCCGTGGAACGCGGAGTTCAAGGACTTTTTGCGCAACGAATGGCGGCAAATCGCCCAGACCACCGGCCAGCCCTTCGGCTTCACGCTACTGGAGGCACCGCATTTCGACTATGATACCGAGCCCGCCTGCCGCGCCGTGGCGACCATCAAGCTGCTCCAGGCCCGGAATCGCCTTCCGATCTCGATCGCGTTGAAGTTTTTCTCGGCGGTTCAACACAAGTTCTATGTAGAGGGACAAGACCCCAAAGTGGTGGACTTCTACGCCAGCATCTGCGCCGGCCTGGCACTGGATTTCGACGAATTTCGTGCCGTGTTCGATTCACCAGAAGCCCGGCAGGCGGTTCAGCAGGAATTCGTTCGCTGCCGGCAATGGGGCGTGCGCTCCTTTCCGACGCTGCTGCTGGAGCGCCATGGCGAGACAGAGCCGCTGGCCGTGGGATTTGTCACGACAGAGCAAATACTCTCTCGGCTGCGGCAAGAGATCACCGCGTGA
- a CDS encoding cation-transporting P-type ATPase codes for MPCTLCGLPTPNPPIRDDAHEFCCYGCREVYRCFGEAVFAAQRQRTPDAAPAVQGQDAYLWIDGMHCASCEFLIERIALKARGVLAAVSSYATSTAKITYDPDQISEAELPTLLNRSGYHARLRDEAAPEYDERPDLLRMLTGGTLASFVMMLSFLFIYPIHAGFAVPADYEAISWVAFQVTPIALFVLSTIVVFYVGLPILRGAWTGVRAGLLNMDCLVALSFLSAYGYSVVQLFHDPIDLYFEVASTLVAVVTIGRYLERRVRVRATQALNTIMQAWSPEACVRRGGQYVVCKLDDLLPGDRVLVRQGETIPVDGTLVVGQGAIDESLMTGEPFPMARGAGEQVIGGSVLLEGNLEIETGPQVESRMANLARILWNMQSSSAGVQGQIDRLSRVFVPAVLVLAALVGFAFYISGAPLERALLASLATLIVSCPCTFGLAIPLTTAASISSALHRGIIVTSADLFEQEPHIDIVAIDKTGTLSSGEMAVVEVVGPPEIAVHAAAVERYSPHPVAQAIARLDTGLNASDIQTHPGRGALGNIGGRRVAVGSRTLFATLGWAIPEPLAARIEQSCHGEGVVSYVGWDGRAEGAILTRDQSRPNWERIAERLRRLSRVVLLTGAEHPNGYQAHTDEVHAGVPPEAKAAVVRQLKTCGRVAMIGDGSNDAPALAEADLGIAFGAPTALAAEAADIVIPGKQLERVLDAFKLISVTRNRIRQNLGWALAYNGVAIPLAMTGYLNPLAAALAMSVSSILVVLNASRPILREDPVEAESSPVPGALSRIRFPA; via the coding sequence ATGCCTTGCACGCTTTGCGGCCTGCCCACGCCCAACCCGCCGATACGTGATGACGCGCACGAGTTCTGCTGTTATGGCTGCCGTGAGGTGTATCGCTGCTTCGGTGAGGCCGTGTTCGCAGCGCAGCGACAACGGACCCCTGATGCAGCACCTGCCGTTCAGGGGCAGGATGCCTATCTGTGGATCGATGGCATGCACTGCGCCTCCTGCGAGTTCCTTATCGAAAGAATCGCGCTGAAGGCCCGCGGTGTGCTCGCGGCGGTTTCAAGCTACGCCACCTCGACGGCAAAGATTACCTACGACCCTGACCAGATAAGCGAGGCTGAGCTGCCCACGCTTCTCAACCGCTCGGGCTACCATGCCCGGCTGCGCGATGAGGCGGCACCGGAGTACGACGAGCGACCGGATCTGCTGCGGATGCTGACGGGCGGCACCCTGGCATCCTTCGTCATGATGTTGTCGTTCCTGTTCATCTACCCCATCCATGCCGGTTTTGCGGTGCCGGCCGATTACGAGGCGATCAGCTGGGTGGCCTTCCAGGTGACGCCCATCGCCCTGTTTGTGTTGAGCACCATCGTCGTTTTCTACGTCGGTTTGCCCATCCTGCGCGGGGCATGGACGGGCGTGCGCGCCGGTCTGTTGAACATGGATTGCCTGGTTGCGCTCTCATTCCTCTCGGCCTATGGCTATAGCGTGGTTCAATTGTTCCACGATCCCATCGATCTCTATTTCGAAGTGGCAAGCACGCTGGTCGCGGTGGTGACCATCGGCCGCTACCTTGAGCGCCGCGTGCGCGTGCGCGCCACCCAGGCACTCAACACCATCATGCAGGCCTGGTCGCCCGAGGCCTGCGTGCGGCGCGGTGGCCAGTACGTCGTCTGCAAACTGGATGATCTGCTCCCCGGCGATCGCGTGCTGGTGCGTCAGGGGGAGACCATTCCCGTCGACGGCACCCTCGTCGTCGGCCAGGGCGCGATTGACGAATCACTCATGACCGGTGAGCCGTTTCCGATGGCGCGTGGCGCGGGTGAACAGGTCATCGGCGGCAGTGTATTGCTCGAGGGCAATCTGGAAATAGAGACGGGACCACAGGTGGAGAGCCGCATGGCGAACCTGGCGCGCATCCTCTGGAACATGCAGAGTTCCAGTGCCGGTGTTCAAGGCCAAATAGACCGGCTCTCGCGTGTGTTCGTGCCCGCCGTGCTGGTGCTCGCGGCACTGGTGGGATTCGCGTTTTACATCAGCGGTGCCCCGCTCGAGAGGGCGTTGCTGGCGAGTCTGGCGACGCTCATTGTCTCCTGCCCGTGCACCTTCGGTCTGGCGATTCCGCTGACCACGGCGGCGTCCATCAGTTCGGCGCTGCACCGCGGCATCATCGTCACCAGCGCCGACCTGTTCGAGCAGGAGCCGCATATCGATATCGTCGCTATCGACAAGACAGGAACGCTCTCCAGCGGCGAGATGGCCGTGGTCGAGGTGGTCGGCCCACCCGAAATCGCCGTTCATGCCGCGGCTGTCGAGCGCTATTCACCGCACCCCGTTGCCCAGGCTATCGCGCGGTTGGATACGGGTCTCAACGCCAGCGATATTCAGACCCACCCGGGCCGCGGTGCGTTGGGCAATATCGGCGGCCGGCGCGTGGCGGTCGGCAGCCGGACGCTGTTTGCGACCCTGGGCTGGGCGATTCCGGAGCCGCTCGCGGCCCGCATCGAGCAGAGTTGTCACGGTGAAGGTGTGGTCTCCTATGTCGGCTGGGATGGTCGTGCCGAGGGTGCGATCCTGACTCGTGACCAGTCCCGCCCGAACTGGGAGCGGATCGCCGAACGGTTGCGCCGGCTCAGCCGCGTGGTGCTGCTGACCGGTGCCGAGCACCCCAACGGCTATCAGGCACATACCGATGAAGTCCACGCCGGAGTGCCGCCCGAGGCCAAGGCGGCCGTGGTCCGTCAGCTCAAGACCTGCGGCAGGGTGGCGATGATCGGCGACGGCAGCAACGACGCACCGGCCCTGGCCGAGGCCGATCTCGGCATCGCCTTCGGTGCACCGACGGCCTTGGCGGCCGAGGCGGCCGATATCGTTATCCCCGGAAAACAACTGGAGCGCGTGCTTGACGCCTTCAAGCTCATCAGCGTCACCCGTAACCGTATTCGACAGAATCTCGGTTGGGCGCTTGCCTACAACGGGGTGGCGATCCCGCTGGCGATGACGGGTTATCTCAACCCCTTGGCGGCCGCCCTTGCCATGTCGGTGAGTAGCATTCTGGTGGTGCTGAACGCCTCACGGCCAATACTCCGCGAAGACCCTGTCGAAGCCGAAAGCTCGCCCGTACCTGGCGCTCTGTCGAGGATCCGTTTTCCGGCGTGA